The genomic stretch CTGATCCCGGCGCTCGACATCGATATGGAAGTCGAGCTGGGCGAAGTGGATCTGCGGCTGGTCGAACAGATTCAGGCGCTGGCTCCATTTGGCTTTGGCAATCCATCTCCGCGCTTTGCTGTGCGGGGATTGGCGCTGGAGAGTACACGGGTGGTCGGAAAAGATGCGGCGCATTTGCAGGTGCGGGTGTGTCAAAAGGGTCGGCAATTGGACTGCATCGCTTTTCGCAGAAGTGAAGACCAGCCATTGCTCGACGAGTTGGCTGCCGTCGATATCGCAGGTGAATTGGCGGTCAACGAGTGGCGGGGACGGCAGAGCTTACAGATGGTGCTCGGTGATTGGAAGCCAAGCCCTGTGCAGTCGTTCGATGCGCGGGGCTGCCGTGATAAATTCGCATGGCTTGAGGTGCACAAGGACAGTTTAACGGTGCTTTGCTTCCAAGAAAGCAATGTGGAGGAGATCGAAAAACGACTGTTCGGGTATCCTTGGAATGAAGGGAAATATCGGCTGTACCATGTGGAAGCGTCCGGTCGGTGGCGTCATGTGGCAGGCGAAGACGAACCGACGCAAAACATCGTCTACTACGATCTACCCTCGCAGGTCGAAACGTTTGTCGACTCGATGGAAGCGTTGATTCCCACGCAGCGTCTGCATTTCATCCAAGGCCAGCAGGATCAAGAGTGGCTTAGACAGGCGCTGTTTGACTGGCTGCCGGAGCGTGAGGCGTTTGCCTACGTCTATCGCGTGTTGCGTCAAGTGGGGCAAGGCACGGTGGCTGAACTGTTGGCGAAGATGCAGGGACCACTTAACACTGTGAGTCTGACACACATTTTGCAAGTTTTTACCCAATTAGGGTTTGCGAATCTAGAAGATGAGACGTATTATGTGATACAGGACGCTCCAAAGCGTGCATTATCCGATTCACAGTATTATCAGGAGCAAGAGAGGCGTGTGCAGGCATTGAAACAGGTCGGTGACCTGTTGCTTTCCGCTTCTCCCGACACTATGAGACAATGGCTCACAGCGCATAGGACCGTGTGAGCATAGGAGGACAACCAAAATGAACTTCAAAGAAAAAATTCGCGTGATTTCCGATTTCCCGTCTCCGGGGATTCGTTTTAAAGATATCACCACGTTGCTCAACGATGGTGAAGCGTTCCGCGCGGCGATCGACGATTTCAAAAACTTTGCGGCGGAGCGCGATGCGGACATCATCGCAGGCCCAGAATCCCGCGGCTTCGTACTGGCAGCTCCGATGGCTTACGGGCTGAGCAAAGGGTTTGTGCCGATTCGCAAGCCAGGCAAATTGCCGCATGAAACGATCTCGGTCGATTATGCGCTCGAATATGGTAAGGACTCGTTGGAGATCCACAAAGATGCGATCCAACCGGG from Tumebacillus algifaecis encodes the following:
- a CDS encoding adenine phosphoribosyltransferase, which translates into the protein MNFKEKIRVISDFPSPGIRFKDITTLLNDGEAFRAAIDDFKNFAAERDADIIAGPESRGFVLAAPMAYGLSKGFVPIRKPGKLPHETISVDYALEYGKDSLEIHKDAIQPGQRVIIADDLLATGGTIEATIQLVESLGAKVVGVCFLVELTYLNGREKLNGYDVFSLVQY